The sequence below is a genomic window from Streptomyces sp. NBC_00289.
CTTAAGGTTCCTACGTGTCACACACCTTCGAAGAACTCGTGGAGAAGCAACGCGCCGCCGACCAGATGCACGCGACCGCCCAAGCCCTACGCGGCCAAGGCGACCCGCCCGCACACGAGACCGCATGGCAGGCATGGCGCGACCTCGCCCAAGACGTGCAGGCCGCAGTCACCGAGCACGCGAAAGAGCAGGGCACGATGCGGGCCGGCGTGGAGCTTGAGGTGAAGCAGGCGGTCCGGCGTACCGAGTAGCGAGCACGCGGCGAGCCCGATCAGTTCGGCCGCCTTGCTGGCGGCCTTGTCGGCGACGGCGTTGCCGCCCAGGCTCACGGTGAGGCCGGCCTCCTCGCCCTGCTCGACGACAGCGGCCTGGACGTCGTGCGTGGCGTCACTGACGCCGGCCTCTGCGACGTTGTACGTCACGCCCGCGAAGCCGATGACGCCTGGACCGCATCGCCCCGGCCGTCGTCTCCCACGCCGTCGCCCTCGATCACGCCACCCTCGACACCTCCGCCGTCGCCGGCGGCCCCGAGGACCGGCTCACCGCTCCCGAGGCCCTCACCCCCTGGTCGATGACGTCAGCGTGGCCCGGCGGGTACATCGCCTCTCTGAACGTCCGCCCGCTCGCGGCACCCGAGCCCGGCCGGGCGACCGCCTGGGTCTCCACTCGCCTCGACCTCGTCGCCGCCGAGCCCAGCAGCCCACTCGCGTCCTACATCGCCCTCGTGGACACCGCCAACGGCATCGCCGTACGACAGTCGCCCACCGCCTGGATGTTCCCCAACGTCGACCTGACCGTCCACCTCCACCGCCAGCCCGAAGGAGGCTGGACCGGCCTGGACACCACGGTCACCTTCGGCCCCACCGGCCAAGGCCTCACCAGCACCGTCCTGCACGACATCAACGGCCCGGTCGGACACGCACAGCAGATCCTCACCGTCCGCCCCATGCCCCACCACTGATCTCGGGCCAAGAGCCCCCAACTCGCCCGTCGACGGGGCGAACGACCCGGTGGCCAGGCACGGCCGACGGCGAGATGGCAGTGACGACCTCGAACTCGGTTTCGTCGCGCGCCCCATGTACGAGCACCAATCCCGGGCCAAGAGGGAAACCCGCGGGCCCCAACCGGTTCACCTGCGCTGATGTGCGGTGAGCTGGGCAGTCTATGTCGGCGCTGGGGAAGTGAGCGGGGTGAGTTGGTGGATGTCGTGGCGGAGGCGTAGGGCCGCGATCTCGGCTTGGTCCGGCGGCCCCGAGGCGCTCAGAAGGTCGGTGAGTTCCTGGAGGTAGGTCTCGTGCCCGGCCGGGGACACGAGGAAGAGCATCCGGGCGGGTTCGGCGCCGGGATTGGAGAATGCGTGAGGGCATCCGACGGGTACGAACATGAAGCTCCCGGGACCGCCCCGCATCACCTTCGCGCCGGTCTCGGACTCCCAGGAGCGCCAGTCGCCGGTGGGCTGGGGGGTGGGGTGGAAGGCGAGGAGGTCGAGTTCGCCCGCGAGGACGTAGAACACCTCCTCGGCCTGGTGGTGCAGGTGCGCTCCGACATCGAAGCCCGGCGCGACCTCGGCCTCGAACGTCGACCAGGTCGTCGACTGTTCAGCACCCGCCTTCATGGTCATGGTCTGGATCCGGCGGCCGCCACCGGGCGGCAGCAGCAGTCCATCGGTCATGTGTCCTCGTTTCCGGGGTTCAGGGCTTCCATCCGGTCCTGCGCAACCAGGTGCCGAGGTTCATCAGGCCGGGGTGGTGTTCCCGCAGGGCTGAGATGTCGGGCGGGCCTGCTGGTCGCTCGTTGAAGAACGCGAACATCTGGGCGAGCTGTTCGTCGAAGGCTCGTATCTGCTCGACGGGCACCTGACGCAGCCGTGCCGGCAGGCCGCAGTGGCGGCCGAACGTCTCGGCGATCTCCGGAGGCGTCAGGACGTCACCGGCGATCTCGACGGTCCGGCCGAGGAAGTCCTCGGACCGGTCGAAGGCGATCGCGGCGAACGCGCCGATGTCGCGTACCGCGATCAGTGGGCGAGCGCGCGAGAGAGCGCGGTTTCGTGTCCTTGGCCGGCCGCAGCGTGGAGTTCGACCGGGCTCCCTACGGTGCGTTCGTGGACGCCCTGGACGACCATCTCGGTCATGTGGACTTGCTTGGGCTACGGCCTGATGGGTCACTGCCCGGCGCGTTCGCCCTGCTGAGTTCGGTCTTTCCCGCGCTCTGTGATCGTTTCCCGACCGGGCCGGATCCGGTGGCGGTCGAACGGTACTGGT
It includes:
- a CDS encoding cupin domain-containing protein, with translation MTDGLLLPPGGGRRIQTMTMKAGAEQSTTWSTFEAEVAPGFDVGAHLHHQAEEVFYVLAGELDLLAFHPTPQPTGDWRSWESETGAKVMRGGPGSFMFVPVGCPHAFSNPGAEPARMLFLVSPAGHETYLQELTDLLSASGPPDQAEIAALRLRHDIHQLTPLTSPAPT